The following are from one region of the Spirochaetae bacterium HGW-Spirochaetae-1 genome:
- a CDS encoding MerR family transcriptional regulator, translating to MAENETFTISELASQLDISASTIRFYEEKGLISPARTPGNQRVYNKKDRTRLKLILRGKHFGASLEQISEMIGFADSEINEVSQIQKSLEYIEKRFKDIQQKREELALFEKDLLALRDNLRKRHDELTARKSKKGQ from the coding sequence ATGGCAGAAAATGAAACCTTCACCATATCTGAGCTGGCTTCACAGCTGGATATCAGTGCTTCGACGATCCGCTTTTATGAGGAGAAAGGCCTCATCTCACCGGCGCGGACTCCCGGCAACCAGAGAGTGTACAACAAAAAGGACCGTACCAGGCTGAAGCTCATTCTGCGTGGAAAGCATTTCGGTGCGTCACTGGAGCAGATTTCCGAGATGATAGGTTTTGCCGACAGCGAAATAAATGAAGTGAGTCAGATTCAGAAAAGCCTGGAGTACATAGAGAAGCGTTTTAAGGATATTCAGCAGAAGCGGGAGGAACTGGCACTTTTCGAGAAGGACCTGCTGGCCCTGCGCGACAATCTCAGGAAAAGGCATGATGAACTGACGGCCAGAAAATCAAAAAAGGGACAATAG
- a CDS encoding acyl-CoA dehydrogenase, whose translation MFDFLMTEEQKKLRNEARDFTRWVPREMILDMDAEKIQFPHEYLKEAGRRNLLGIRLPAEYGGRGLGWVDDVIVAEEIGVASYSLACLWGVGADIVAEAVIEFGNEELKKEIVVPLLKGDVYAAECLTEPRGGSDFFGAATTARKDGDDWILTGQKRFIVGAEGADWFLVYAVTDPSAPPHKRITAFMVPRTKGVESKYIYGLMGVRGGGAGRVIFDEVRVPGRYALNGINGGYEVFIRMMIPERLGTAAMTIGSVRPAIEIATAYTSKRKAFGQPIMNFQAVGFKVSDSVMKLDACRSLAYTTALAVDAGSVHAGRIRRMVSESKKFITETAWEIANNCMQVMGGIGYTNVYPLERIVRDIRLSMIWVGSNEIMQLIIQNEWYKEYAKVISKENVRDVEADAVNADQSDEKIFE comes from the coding sequence ATGTTTGATTTTTTAATGACGGAAGAACAGAAAAAATTGCGCAACGAAGCGCGGGATTTTACCAGGTGGGTTCCCAGGGAAATGATCCTGGACATGGATGCTGAAAAAATCCAGTTTCCCCATGAATACCTGAAAGAGGCCGGGAGACGGAACCTTCTGGGTATACGTCTTCCCGCGGAATACGGCGGGCGGGGCCTTGGCTGGGTCGATGATGTCATTGTCGCCGAGGAGATCGGTGTGGCAAGCTATTCTCTCGCCTGCCTTTGGGGCGTGGGTGCCGATATCGTTGCCGAGGCCGTGATTGAGTTCGGCAATGAGGAGCTGAAAAAGGAAATTGTTGTTCCCCTTTTGAAAGGTGATGTTTACGCCGCGGAATGCCTGACGGAACCCCGGGGCGGGTCCGATTTCTTCGGGGCCGCTACGACGGCCAGAAAAGACGGTGATGACTGGATACTGACAGGGCAGAAGAGGTTTATCGTCGGTGCCGAGGGAGCCGACTGGTTCCTGGTTTATGCAGTCACCGATCCGTCGGCGCCTCCCCACAAGAGGATCACGGCCTTCATGGTTCCCCGGACAAAAGGTGTTGAGTCAAAATATATCTACGGACTCATGGGAGTCCGGGGCGGCGGCGCCGGGCGTGTTATATTCGACGAGGTGCGCGTTCCCGGCCGGTATGCCCTGAACGGCATTAATGGCGGGTATGAGGTTTTTATCAGGATGATGATTCCCGAAAGACTGGGAACGGCGGCCATGACCATCGGGTCCGTGCGTCCAGCTATAGAGATAGCCACGGCATATACATCGAAGAGAAAGGCCTTCGGTCAGCCCATCATGAATTTCCAGGCCGTGGGTTTCAAGGTCTCCGATTCGGTGATGAAACTGGACGCCTGCCGGTCCCTGGCATACACAACGGCCCTGGCCGTGGATGCCGGTTCGGTTCATGCCGGGAGGATACGCCGGATGGTCTCGGAATCGAAGAAATTCATCACTGAGACGGCCTGGGAAATCGCCAATAACTGCATGCAGGTCATGGGCGGAATTGGGTATACAAATGTGTATCCCCTGGAAAGGATTGTCAGGGATATCCGGCTTTCCATGATCTGGGTAGGGTCAAATGAAATCATGCAGCTCATTATTCAGAACGAATGGTACAAGGAATACGCAAAGGTGATATCCAAAGAGAATGTCCGCGACGTGGAGGCCGATGCTGTTAACGCCGATCAGTCCGACGAAAAGATATTTGAATAG